The DNA region AGGCGCACGACATGTGCGTGCGCCTGAGGGGGGCGCCTTTAGCCCCCCTGAAACAAACAGCAGGCGCTGAACAAGTCGCTTCGCGACTTGTTCAGCAGCCTGCTAGCCGTCGAGGAAGTCGAGCTTGGTGTCGGGCGAGGATGGCCCTGGGACGGGTCGTTGGGGAGCGATCCAGGAAGACGCCAGGGCGCCGTCTTCGTCGAGCCGGAAGTCTCCAACCTGCGCCCAGCGCAAGGACTCCGCCGGTACTGCGGTGAGAATCTCGAAGCGGTCTTCGTGAATCTCCTGCAGGCGGCCGAGGCCCTGGCAGAAGCCCTCGGAATCGATCAGGCCGAGGACGGTGCCGATTTCCGGCTCTCGGGTGAGGACCGACGAGATGTCCCAATCGCGGCCGAGAAGCTGGCGGCGGGGCAGGACTCGGACCTCGGCCGAAAGGAAGTGAGCCCGCAGGCGGCCGTCTTGCCGCTGGCGTCGATCCTCGGCGCTGCGCGGCCGGGCACTCGGCGACACCGGCAGCCGGTAGATCTGGCAGGAGTCGGAAAGGAAGTCGAGCAGCGGCTCGATCTCTTCACCTTTTTGCAGCGCGATCACCTGGCGCGCCTCGAGGGCCCGAATCGCCTGTACGGCGAGCTCGCGATGGGCTGAGCCAGCGAGGCCGGGAAGATCGACGATCAAGGTGCGAGCGTCGGCCTTGCGAGCTCGCCGCGCCAGCATGGCGAGGCCGGCGACGCTCGGCGCGCGGCGCTGATCCGGGGCGGTCGAGCCGAGAAATACCGAGGCGGCGGGGGCGATCCAGGGATTGGTCAAGGCCATGCTCAGGCATCCCGGGGCGCCGATCGCCGGCAGTCCCGAGTCGCCGTCGAGCAGCGCGATGCGGCCCAGACCGCGACGTAACTGACCGACGAAGTAGCGCGCCAGGCTGGTCTTGCCGGTGGCCGGGGTGCCGAGCACCAGGATGGTGCCGCGTTCGAGACGGCCCAGCACTTCGTGCCAGGCGCTCGCCGGGTGAATGCGCGCCGCGGAGCTCATGGCGGCAACATAGCATTGCCCTGGCCCAGGCGAGGGAGGGGATGCGGGCCGGCTCCCAAGGGTCTGGAAGCCGGCCGTCGGTGAGGGGTTAACTCAAGCGGTCAGTTCATCAGCGGCACGAAGCGATCCATCTCGGCGACCGTAGCGCCGAGGATGCGGCGTTCCACTGCCTCCTCGACATCGGCCGGATCCTCCATGCCGGCGAGCACCGCTTCACAGAGCTCCCATTCGCTCGCGCTCGCCGTCTGGGCCCGATCGAGGATGGGCTCGATGACGGCCGGGCCGATCTTGATCAGCGCGGCGGCGGCCGCGGTCAGTTCATCTTCCTCGATGAGACCGAAGAGTCGGAACTCTTCCTCGAGGCGACCGATCAGCAACGGAATGGAGCTTTCGTCCTGCAGCTCGCCCAGCAGGTTGATGGCCAAGAGGGGCCGTGAGAACGGTTGCTGACCGCGGTAGTGGGGATTGCTGGCGATGATTCGCAACTGGTTCAGGAGATCCTGTCGATCAGAGGCAGTGATCTTTCCGCTGGCGAGCGCGGCGTAGATCGTCGCGGCTCCAGAGTGCCGAATCGTCCAGTTCGATGAGACGAGCTGGCTCAGCGCCTCCGAGAGATTGAAGGGTGATTCTGCGATTCCCGGACTTGATGGGACGACACAGGCCAAGGGTGAATTCTGGACAAGTTGATTTCCCGTACCTTCCGAGCTTTCAGTCCAGTATTGACCATTGCAGAAGGTCCGTGTGCTTGCGGACCACTTCTGAATCCCACCCGCAATTTGACCGTCGACCCGCAACCATTCGTCGAAGTTCAGGCAGTTGAGCAGGGTGTATGGGCCGCCTGCGCCGGCGCAAGGCTCCGTTCCGAATCCTGGAGTGTCAATGGAGAAGAGTCCGCAACCCGGAGGACCATCGAGGACGAGATCCTCATCAACCGTGCCATCGTTGTGGTCGATGTCGTCCGAACAATTGCCTTGCGGACAATGGCCCCGCAGGGGGACGAAGGAGTCGTTCCGGATCGTTCCGATCACTCCCTGGCGGGTTCTTCTGATATCGAACTCGCAACGCAGGTTGGGATCACAAGGAGTAACCCTCGCCTTGATTTCCATGTTCTTGAACCAGCCGATGGTTCCGGGGTGAGTGGTGAATGCAACCGGACCCAGGTTCGGCATTCCGAAATGCGTCGCCGTCGTATTCAGTGCCGCATTCATCGGGTCGGTGCGCCCCGAGCCTCTCCAATTGAGATCGACATCGACGACCGATAGGTCGATCGAGCTTCGGCAGGTCGTTCCGGTGGGATCGGTGTACTCGACCTCGAGCTCGATGTCGTCGGCCGATTGGCTGACGGCGTTGCCCCGCAGGCGCACACTGTCGGTGTCTGTCGGGCCTTCGATGGCGACCCGGTTACCGCCCTGCACCACCTGCCAAGAATAGTTGCCATTGGCCGGCATGCCTTCGGCCTTGAAGCTCTGGATCTTCGAGTTGACGATACAGGCCCTGGGTTGATCGAAGGTCACCATGCAGGGCTCCATCCCACACCCTTCGCCCGGTGTTGTCGTGCCGGCGTTGGGTGTCGATATGTTGAATGGTATGAAGTATTGCGACCCGGTGAAGCTGGTGCCGCTGGCCGCCACGCCGATCGGCTGCTCGCAGCAGTCGTTTTGCTCGACCTGGGCGAAGGTCAGCCCCTCCGAGGGCGGGCCTTGCTGGGTGACCTCGGCGCAGGGCCCGCCGACGATGGTGGTGGTGTCGGTGCTTCCAGAGGTGAATTCGTCGCCGCCACCGCCGGAGCAGAAGTCGATCTGGAAGGCGAAGCCGGCGCGCCCCGGGATCTCCAGTGCCGAAGTGATGCGCAGACAGAAGATTGGGAAGCTCCAGCCGCGGAAGTCGCAGCGGAAGCGGATGACCAGATCGATGTCGAGGAAGAAGGACAGCACGAAGGACCCGATATTGACCCGGTCGCCGAGGTTGAGCCCTTGCAGCACTGTGTCGCCGATGCGACCGGTGTCCGGGTCGAAGACCACCGCCACCTGCCAGTGGAACTCGGCGAGGTCGATCGGAATGCTGCAGATGATGCCGGGGAAGATCATTCGATTGTCCCCTTCCGGAGCCACCAGAACGCGGTCCTCGCTGGGGCTGAGATCCGGGTGTAGCACCACGACGTCATCGGCGCTCGCCACCGTCAGCTCGGTGTGACGCATCGAGAAGTCCTGGAAGTAGAGGGCCGGTTGCGGACTGCCTCCGCTGCGCGGCGTGGTGATGCCCTGCTCGACGAGAAGATTGCGAGTCAACAGGGTGGTTGCGCCCTGCGCCGTGACCTCGATCGGCAGCGAGATGGTTCGCCCGGCGGGATCCCGCACCACCAGATCGAGGGGCCCGAGGGCTGCGCCTGGCAGCACCTCCATCAGGGCGTTGAGGCGGTCTTGACGGCCGTTGTCGACGCTGAAGATCCGCACCCGGCCGGAGAGGCTCGGCGACACCGTCGCGTGGCGCAGATTGCGCCCGACGATCGACAGCACGTAGGCGTTGCCCAGCATCGGCTCCGCCGGCGTCCAGGCGTCCACCAAGGGGCCGACCGGTAGCACCCGGAAGGGTTTGCCGGCTTCACCGGCGTCGTTCGACAGCAGCAGGTTGTAAAAGTCGAGGATGCGGGTGTCGGTGGCGTCCACCAGCACGCGCATCTCGGTGCCTGCCTGGTTGATGCTCTCGATGGTGGCGGTCGGGAAGACGCGATTCATCGGCTGGCTGGGGTCCGGCGAATCGCTCGGAATCGACAGGGTGGTGCCGTGGAAATTGCTGCCGGTCAAGGTGATGATGTGGGTCTCACCGTGCACGATGCTCTCCGGTTCGAGACCGAGGATCACCGGGGCTGCGCCCTGGACCGGTTCTTCGGTGACCTCGAGACCCACCATGGTCGTCCGGGTTCTGCCGCCGGATCGTCCGCTGACGGTCAGGGTGCGGGTGCCGAGCGGGGTGCTGGCGCTGGTGAAGACCTCGAGGGTGGAGGTGTCCCCCGGCTGCAGCGTTCGGGGCGTGAAGCGTGCGGTGGCGCCGGCGGGCAGGCCGGCGAGAGACAAGGTGACGTCGTCGGAGAAGCCGTTGCTCGGCTCCACCTGCACCGTGTAGAGGGTGGTTTGACCGCGCTCGACGCTGCGGCTTCCGGGCGAGGCGGCGAGGGAGAAGTCCGCTCCGCTGGTGACCACCAGTCGGCTGGTGGCGCTGCGCGAGACGCCGCCGGAGGTGGCGGTGACGGTGAAGGTGCTATCCGACAGCGGCGTGTTGGTGCTGGTGTCGAGCTTGAGCTCGGTGGTGCCGCTGCCCTGGACGGTGCTGGGGGTGAAGCGGGCGGTGGTCGCCGCCGGCAGGCCGCTGATGCTGAAGGTGACCGTGCCGGTGAAGCCGAACTGGCCCGTGATGGTGGCGGTGTAGAAGGCGTTCTGGCCGGGCAGGATGGTGCGCACCGGCGGGCCGAGGCTGAGGCCGAAGTCGGAGGTGCGGGTTTCCGCGGTGACGAAGAACTCGTAGCGCGCAATCCCTCCCACGAAGAGCTCCACCTCACTGGTGACGCTGCCGAGGGCGGCGGCATCGAAGTGCAGCCGGAAGGTCGCCGAAGCGCCCGGAGCGACGTTCGAAACTTGGTTGTCGGTCACCGAGAATCTCGCCGGATCGTTGGCGTGACGAACCAGGGCGATGGGCGCCACCGAGAGCGGCAGGTCGCCGACATTGGTCACCGTGAAGGTGCGCTCGAGGGCTTGGCCGACGCCGGTGTCGCCGAAGTCGAAGGTCGAACCCTGGGGCACCACCGCGCCGTTCTGGCGCAGCTCGATCACCGGTCCGATGGGCGTCGCGGCGGTGGCTCGGGCGTCGAATTCATAGGCCCGAATGCCGCCGACCACCAGCGAGATCTCATTGGTGACGGTGCCGGTGTCGGTGGATTCGAAGGTCAGGTCGAAGCCGCCGGTGTCACCCGGCGGAAAGACCCCGAGATCGAAGTTGCCGGCGGTGAAGCGTCCCGGATCGAGGTTGTTGCTGAGAATCGAGACCTGGGTCACGTCGATGGTCGTCACGCCGACATTGCGCAGCGTGACCCGCCAGGTCCGGTCGACCCCTTCGGGGCCGCTGCCGAAGTCGTGGAGGGTGCCGTTCGGAACCACCGTGGATTCCATTTCGAACTGGATCTGGCCGCTGGCCGGCAGGGCCGCGACGAGGAGTAGGGCGAGAAGCAAGAGCCGTCTTTTCATGGGGTGCCTTCTCCGGAGATGGACAAGCGAAGGTCGGTCCATGGTGGCCCGACCCTCGCGCGGACCGAGCCGGGCTGGCTCGGCTTCTGAGGAGAACGCGCCGAAAGCGGCTGGAGTCTCTACACGGGCTTGCTTCGGGAATCAGGCGCTGTGGGACGAAGGCACCGCTTCGCCGAGCTGCGACTCCTTGGCGAGAGCGGTTCTTCGCAGGTCGGAGAGTTTCTCGAAGGTGTCCCGATAGCGCTCGATGTGTTTCTCGAGGCGCTGGATGTAGTGGTCGCTGGTGCGGTCGACTTGGTCCTGGAAGGCGTTCGTGAAGTGGTCTTCGACCTCCGAGTAGGTGGTGTTGATTCGCCGATGAATTCGATCCAGCAGGCGCTGGATCATGCGCGCTTCGATCTCTGCCAGATCTTGGCTGGTGTCGAAGGTCAGGGTTGCAGCGGCTTTGACCTGCTCGTCGAGGCTCGGGAGTAGTTGCTTATTGGTGCTGTCGCAGATTTCGATGATCTTGTCGTGAGCCTCCTGGAGGTCCGAACGCAGGGCATCGTTCTGCTTCTTGAGGACGGATGAGAGCTGGCTTTTCGCCTTGGCCATGGCCTCGGCGATCTCTCTCGTCAGCTGGTTCCTCTGCGCCTCGTAAGTGACTTGGAGCAGGCGTTGGTAGATGGTTTTTTGGTGGAGAAGGGAGTTGAGGGCCCAGGTCGCCGCGAAGGCGGCTACCAGAACGATGGCGGCCGGGACGGCGAGCTCTTGCAGGTCCGAAGTGACAGCGTCCCAGGAGCCTACGGTGACGACGAGTTGCAGGATCGCACCAGCGATGCCCAGCGACCGCTGTCGCCCACTTTGCAAAGACTTTCCGCTTGTTCGTTTTCTTGGCGCTCGCCAGAGCGTCCTCGATGAGGTTCTGGCGGTCTCGGGCGAGCTTTCTCACACCCTCCCGGTACTCCCCGAAGATCTGGGTGGCACGAACGATGCCAGCTTTGCGCGCTGCCTGGATCCGCGCGCTGCTTTGGGCTCGCAGGGTCTTCAGCTGGCCCGAGGTCTTTCGCGAGCTGTCGATCAGAAGGTTCGAGTCCGCCTCTAGGCGGTCGCGTCTTTTCTGCCAGGTGCTCTTCTCCTGCTCGACCTCCCGCACGAAGTCAGCCGCCACGCCTTCGATCGGCTCGATGACGGACCGGAGATTCTCCTCGGAGTCGAACTGATAGGTGGGTTCCGGCGCCATCTCGGCGATCAGGAACTCATCGGTGGACCGGGGGCCGCCATCGCCGTCTGCGAAGAGGAAGTCGAGTGCTTCCTTGGTCGGTAAGTAGACAAAGTCGTTCAGGTACCTGAACGACTCGGACTTCAAGCTGGCCGAGCTTTGCCGCGTGAGCGTCGCCAGTCCATCGTAGTTGCTCTTCACGTAGGCCTTGGCCGACTCGGCCGCCATGTTGCCGTATCGCAGGATTCTCTTGATGCTCTGCGGCAGACTCAGGCTCATGTTCTCCATCAGCTCGGCATGGCGGTTGAAGATCGTTTTCTTGATGTCGGCGCCGTCGTAGTAGGCGGCGGCGCCGAGGGCTGCGTCGTCGAAGTGGCCTGCCAGGTAGAGGGCGCGCTCTTCGGAGTACTCGCCGACGAGGTCCGCGAGGGGGAGTGAGTCGAACGCATCGCGGACGAGCTCTTCGAGATCGTTGCCCTGGCCTCGGAGGTCGACCAGCTTCGCCAAGACGGCGGCGGACTCCCAGCGTGCGTCAAGGCTGCTCACGATGGCCTTGATGAGGGTCAGCTTCAGATTCTCGATGTCGGTCTCGATATCTCGCGCGTTGAAGAGCAGGGCCGGCTTCTTGAGCTCGAAGCCTTCCTTGCGGCGTCCCTGTCGGAGGTCTTCGAGGTGTCGGTTCAACAGGGTGAGCTCCGGTGCTTTATAGCCGCGGGCGAGGGCGAGGGGCTCGATGGGGCGAAGATGGGACACCTCGAGGTTCAGGGGATGTTGGGAAAGCTGGGTGTGTGCCTTGCGCGATAGGGCGCCGCCTGCGCTCGCGATGGCGGTGGACTTGAAACGCGAGACGTCGGCCTTGATGACCGTGTTGGACATCTGGCTGAGCAAACTCATCAGGCTTCTGATGTGATGCTCGGCACGCGCCACGAGCTCGCTGAAGCGCCGGTAGGCGGACCGGATCTGCTGGTCGAGCTGCTGCTGCTTCTGGCTCTTCTTGAGCTCCGAACCGAAGGTCTCCTGGACGTGGCGGAGGAGCTTCTCGGTGCGATGTCGGTACCTCGCGTCGACCAGGAAGGTATTTCCTCCGACGGCAAAATCGATGTTCTTGACCACCAGGTCCCGGGCTCGGGCTTCTTCTTCGTCTCGGCAGTCGCGTTGCTCGAGCTTCTTGCGGGCAGCCTTCAGGTCGTCGGCGAAGCGCTGCAGGTCGAGGGTCGACCAGTCGAGCTGCTCGGTGTACTGATCGGCGCCGGTGACCACGAAAATTGTCGGAGTCTCGGGAAAATACCGAATCTTCACGGCGAGTGCCTCGACGGA from Acidobacteriota bacterium includes:
- a CDS encoding choice-of-anchor D domain-containing protein encodes the protein MKRRLLLLALLLVAALPASGQIQFEMESTVVPNGTLHDFGSGPEGVDRTWRVTLRNVGVTTIDVTQVSILSNNLDPGRFTAGNFDLGVFPPGDTGGFDLTFESTDTGTVTNEISLVVGGIRAYEFDARATAATPIGPVIELRQNGAVVPQGSTFDFGDTGVGQALERTFTVTNVGDLPLSVAPIALVRHANDPARFSVTDNQVSNVAPGASATFRLHFDAAALGSVTSEVELFVGGIARYEFFVTAETRTSDFGLSLGPPVRTILPGQNAFYTATITGQFGFTGTVTFSISGLPAATTARFTPSTVQGSGTTELKLDTSTNTPLSDSTFTVTATSGGVSRSATSRLVVTSGADFSLAASPGSRSVERGQTTLYTVQVEPSNGFSDDVTLSLAGLPAGATARFTPRTLQPGDTSTLEVFTSASTPLGTRTLTVSGRSGGRTRTTMVGLEVTEEPVQGAAPVILGLEPESIVHGETHIITLTGSNFHGTTLSIPSDSPDPSQPMNRVFPTATIESINQAGTEMRVLVDATDTRILDFYNLLLSNDAGEAGKPFRVLPVGPLVDAWTPAEPMLGNAYVLSIVGRNLRHATVSPSLSGRVRIFSVDNGRQDRLNALMEVLPGAALGPLDLVVRDPAGRTISLPIEVTAQGATTLLTRNLLVEQGITTPRSGGSPQPALYFQDFSMRHTELTVASADDVVVLHPDLSPSEDRVLVAPEGDNRMIFPGIICSIPIDLAEFHWQVAVVFDPDTGRIGDTVLQGLNLGDRVNIGSFVLSFFLDIDLVIRFRCDFRGWSFPIFCLRITSALEIPGRAGFAFQIDFCSGGGGDEFTSGSTDTTTIVGGPCAEVTQQGPPSEGLTFAQVEQNDCCEQPIGVAASGTSFTGSQYFIPFNISTPNAGTTTPGEGCGMEPCMVTFDQPRACIVNSKIQSFKAEGMPANGNYSWQVVQGGNRVAIEGPTDTDSVRLRGNAVSQSADDIELEVEYTDPTGTTCRSSIDLSVVDVDLNWRGSGRTDPMNAALNTTATHFGMPNLGPVAFTTHPGTIGWFKNMEIKARVTPCDPNLRCEFDIRRTRQGVIGTIRNDSFVPLRGHCPQGNCSDDIDHNDGTVDEDLVLDGPPGCGLFSIDTPGFGTEPCAGAGGPYTLLNCLNFDEWLRVDGQIAGGIQKWSASTRTFCNGQYWTESSEGTGNQLVQNSPLACVVPSSPGIAESPFNLSEALSQLVSSNWTIRHSGAATIYAALASGKITASDRQDLLNQLRIIASNPHYRGQQPFSRPLLAINLLGELQDESSIPLLIGRLEEEFRLFGLIEEDELTAAAAALIKIGPAVIEPILDRAQTASASEWELCEAVLAGMEDPADVEEAVERRILGATVAEMDRFVPLMN
- a CDS encoding GTPase domain-containing protein, which codes for MHSSQAHHAAINDLLELIRSSVQAIEDFPDLQRTPSPRLGISLKSAEAFEEKRRIFQGLTDLRVTLDNISKRIEIPTLVGVIGKYSSGKSSLLNAFFHHIFAGEPPEELRRQVGATSVDTRFTYITHSGDSGHFQESKNLDVTTVDHPFFQELNFIDTPGTGWEAFTERGISNLLSAADVMLFLFKPTEVLDALSVEALAVKIRYFPETPTIFVVTGADQYTEQLDWSTLDLQRFADDLKAARKKLEQRDCRDEEEARARDLVVKNIDFAVGGNTFLVDARYRHRTEKLLRHVQETFGSELKKSQKQQQLDQQIRSAYRRFSELVARAEHHIRSLMSLLSQMSNTVIKADVSRFKSTAIASAGGALSRKAHTQLSQHPLNLEVSHLRPIEPLALARGYKAPELTLLNRHLEDLRQGRRKEGFELKKPALLFNARDIETDIENLKLTLIKAIVSSLDARWESAAVLAKLVDLRGQGNDLEELVRDAFDSLPLADLVGEYSEERALYLAGHFDDAALGAAAYYDGADIKKTIFNRHAELMENMSLSLPQSIKRILRYGNMAAESAKAYVKSNYDGLATLTRQSSASLKSESFRYLNDFVYLPTKEALDFLFADGDGGPRSTDEFLIAEMAPEPTYQFDSEENLRSVIEPIEGVAADFVREVEQEKSTWQKRRDRLEADSNLLIDSSRKTSGQLKTLRAQSSARIQAARKAGIVRATQIFGEYREGVRKLARDRQNLIEDALASAKKTNKRKVFAKWATAVAGHRWCDPATRRHRRLLGRCHFGPARARRPGRHRSGSRLRGDLGPQLPSPPKNHLPTPAPSHLRGAEEPADERDRRGHGQGEKPALIRPQEAERCPAFGPPGGSRQDHRNLRQHQ
- a CDS encoding Clp1/GlmU family protein codes for the protein MSSAARIHPASAWHEVLGRLERGTILVLGTPATGKTSLARYFVGQLRRGLGRIALLDGDSGLPAIGAPGCLSMALTNPWIAPAASVFLGSTAPDQRRAPSVAGLAMLARRARKADARTLIVDLPGLAGSAHRELAVQAIRALEARQVIALQKGEEIEPLLDFLSDSCQIYRLPVSPSARPRSAEDRRQRQDGRLRAHFLSAEVRVLPRRQLLGRDWDISSVLTREPEIGTVLGLIDSEGFCQGLGRLQEIHEDRFEILTAVPAESLRWAQVGDFRLDEDGALASSWIAPQRPVPGPSSPDTKLDFLDG